From Chryseobacterium camelliae:
TCGGCATAGTTCATCTCAAAACTGTCGCCGGTCCCGCAGATGCCCTGAGGCAGCCGATCAACAGGCAGACCATATTCTAGAATAGGCGGAACTCCGGAGAGCGGTGTTTCATACAGGGCAAAGCCCAGCCCTCTTACATCCATATCCCGCTGGATGAATTTTGTACAACAGACTACTTCTCCTTTATGGAAGCCTTTGCTGCCTGCCGAACCCAGATTGACAATCAGGGAAGGTTTCCTGCTATGAATCTTTTCGGTAAGGGCCATTGCTGCATTTACTTTTCCTATGCCTGTGATCAGTTTATGGGTATGGTCAAATTCTTTTCCGGCTTCAGAGTCCAGAGCAAAAACAAACAGGGTTTCCGAAACGGGAAAATGAAGATGTTCATTTATTCTTATCATCGTACAAAATCTTACATACTACATTCATCAGTGTCACAGGTTCCGCCCTGTGCCGA
This genomic window contains:
- a CDS encoding 5'-methylthioadenosine/S-adenosylhomocysteine nucleosidase family protein, with protein sequence MIRINEHLHFPVSETLFVFALDSEAGKEFDHTHKLITGIGKVNAAMALTEKIHSRKPSLIVNLGSAGSKGFHKGEVVCCTKFIQRDMDVRGLGFALYETPLSGVPPILEYGLPVDRLPQGICGTGDSFEMNYAETVYNIVDMEAYPLALIAQKANIPFVCLKYISDDAGSDAATDWAVQVHLASVAFKKILFD